One Novosphingobium sp. G106 DNA segment encodes these proteins:
- a CDS encoding FtsW/RodA/SpoVE family cell cycle protein has protein sequence MATHPPLIPGVGPAPAQNGAQARQRYRRNRRSEFTIWWREIDRVLLTLILSVMAIGTAAVAAASPASARRLSTAAAHLDDLHFFILHLRWQAIGLLVMLGASCLPKDAARRAGIVLGAAMLVGLALVPVVGSEVNGARRWLNLGISLQPSEFLKPAFAIGLAWILSWRVRDPNIPVISISVGIMGLVGGLLMLQPDFGSTILFASVWFVLVLLSGISVRRIGIAGGAGVAAMVATYLLYDNARHRIDAFLGGGTAFDQVDLAQRTLLAGGWTGSGLWLGTRKLALPEAHTDYIFSVIGEEFGLWVCAVIVLLYLAIIVRVLLRLVEEEDLFTVLAATGLTAQLGGQAFINILVNLQLFPSKGMTLPLISYGGSSTVALCLGVGFLLAITRRNPFITREGLSPRDLGARDHGARK, from the coding sequence ATGGCAACCCATCCCCCTCTCATTCCTGGCGTCGGCCCGGCGCCCGCGCAGAATGGAGCGCAGGCCCGCCAGCGCTATCGCCGCAACCGCCGCAGCGAATTCACCATCTGGTGGCGCGAGATCGACCGTGTGCTGCTGACGCTGATCCTCTCGGTCATGGCGATCGGCACGGCTGCTGTCGCCGCCGCCTCCCCGGCGAGCGCGCGGCGCCTGTCGACCGCGGCAGCGCATCTCGACGACCTGCATTTCTTCATTCTCCACCTGCGCTGGCAGGCGATCGGCCTGCTGGTGATGCTGGGTGCTTCGTGCTTGCCCAAGGACGCCGCACGCCGCGCGGGCATCGTGCTCGGCGCGGCCATGCTGGTCGGCCTTGCACTCGTGCCCGTGGTCGGCAGCGAAGTGAACGGTGCGCGGCGCTGGCTCAACCTGGGCATTTCGCTGCAGCCATCGGAATTCCTCAAGCCCGCCTTCGCGATCGGGCTTGCCTGGATCCTGTCTTGGCGCGTGCGCGATCCCAATATCCCGGTGATCTCGATCAGCGTCGGCATCATGGGGCTGGTCGGCGGGCTGCTGATGCTCCAGCCGGACTTCGGCTCGACCATCCTGTTCGCTTCGGTCTGGTTCGTCCTCGTGCTGCTGTCGGGCATTTCGGTACGGCGCATCGGCATTGCCGGTGGCGCCGGCGTCGCCGCGATGGTCGCGACCTACCTGCTCTACGACAACGCCCGCCACCGCATCGACGCCTTCCTCGGCGGTGGCACGGCTTTCGACCAGGTCGACCTCGCGCAGCGCACCTTGCTGGCGGGCGGCTGGACGGGCAGCGGGCTCTGGCTCGGCACGCGCAAGCTGGCGCTGCCCGAGGCGCATACCGACTATATCTTTTCGGTGATCGGCGAGGAATTCGGCCTCTGGGTCTGCGCTGTGATCGTGCTGCTCTATCTCGCGATCATCGTGCGCGTGCTGCTGCGGCTGGTGGAAGAGGAAGACCTCTTCACCGTTCTCGCCGCTACCGGGCTTACCGCGCAGCTCGGCGGGCAGGCTTTCATCAATATCCTGGTGAACCTGCAACTGTTCCCGTCGAAGGGCATGACCCTCCCGCTGATCTCCTACGGCGGCTCCTCGACGGTCGCCCTCTGCCTCGGCGTCGGCTTCCTGCTGGCGATCACGCGGCGCAATCCCTTCATCACGCGTGAGGGCCTGAGTCCGAGGGACCTCGGCGCGCGCGACCACGGAGCAAGAAAATGA
- the murD gene encoding UDP-N-acetylmuramoyl-L-alanine--D-glutamate ligase encodes MIVSDAFAGKRFAVLGLARSGLTAVEALLASGATVTAWDSREEPRQVLVGRSGVDLADPVGIDLTGYAGVVVSPGVPLNRHPIAEAAALYGVPVIGDIELFARARPSLPAHRVVGITGTNGKSTTTALVHHLLQSAAIPARMGGNIGLPILGQKPLQAGGVYVLELSSYQIDLTHSLDCEVAALLNLTPDHLDRYADFAAYAASKARLFAMQRVDHDAVFGVGDAETAAIAGWEAGRRSADRVHRVTGEDLLELQPNWPSLQGPHNLQNAAAAVAIVEALGVTRAQWQAAVPTFRGLPHRMERVAEVGGVLFINDSKATNPASAAPALAAFPPRPERRIHWIVGGLPKGDDLDDCAPYFGNVAAAYTIGDAGPLFADLLAPHMPVRRSEMMCEAIREAIEAAHPGDIVMLSPACASFDQFRDYEARGDNFRQIVEALTNPDSTGESPC; translated from the coding sequence ATGATCGTCTCGGACGCCTTCGCCGGTAAACGCTTCGCGGTCCTCGGTCTTGCCCGTTCGGGCCTGACCGCGGTCGAAGCCTTGCTGGCGAGCGGCGCAACCGTGACCGCCTGGGACAGCCGCGAGGAGCCGCGCCAGGTCCTGGTGGGCCGCAGTGGCGTCGATCTGGCCGACCCCGTAGGCATCGACCTGACCGGCTATGCCGGGGTCGTCGTCTCGCCCGGCGTACCGCTCAACCGCCACCCGATCGCCGAAGCGGCAGCACTCTACGGCGTCCCGGTGATCGGCGACATCGAGCTGTTCGCCCGCGCCCGGCCCAGCCTGCCGGCGCACCGCGTCGTCGGCATCACCGGCACCAACGGCAAGTCGACCACGACCGCGCTGGTCCATCATCTGCTGCAGAGCGCGGCGATCCCGGCGCGAATGGGCGGCAACATCGGCTTGCCGATCCTCGGCCAGAAGCCGCTCCAGGCCGGCGGCGTCTATGTGCTCGAACTGTCCAGTTATCAGATCGACCTGACGCACAGTCTCGACTGCGAGGTCGCCGCGCTGCTCAACCTCACGCCCGATCATCTCGACCGCTATGCCGATTTCGCCGCCTATGCCGCCTCCAAGGCACGGCTGTTTGCCATGCAGCGGGTCGATCATGATGCCGTCTTCGGTGTCGGTGATGCCGAGACCGCGGCGATCGCCGGCTGGGAAGCCGGCCGCCGCAGCGCCGATCGCGTCCACCGCGTCACCGGCGAGGACCTGCTTGAGCTGCAACCGAACTGGCCCTCGCTGCAGGGCCCGCACAATCTCCAGAATGCCGCTGCCGCGGTCGCCATCGTCGAGGCTCTGGGCGTGACGCGTGCGCAATGGCAGGCAGCGGTGCCGACGTTTCGCGGGCTGCCGCACCGCATGGAGCGCGTCGCCGAAGTGGGCGGCGTGCTGTTCATCAACGACAGCAAGGCGACCAATCCCGCCTCTGCCGCGCCGGCGCTGGCCGCCTTCCCGCCGAGGCCGGAGCGTCGGATTCACTGGATCGTCGGCGGCCTGCCCAAGGGCGACGACCTCGACGACTGCGCGCCCTATTTCGGCAATGTCGCCGCAGCCTATACGATAGGCGATGCCGGCCCGCTCTTTGCCGATCTGCTCGCCCCGCACATGCCCGTGCGGCGCAGCGAAATGATGTGCGAGGCCATTCGCGAGGCGATCGAGGCTGCCCATCCCGGCGACATCGTCATGCTTTCGCCCGCCTGCGCCAGCTTCGACCAGTTTCGCGACTACGAGGCGCGCGGTGACAACTTCCGCCAGATCGTCGAGGCCCTGACCAATCCCGACAGCACCGGGGAGTCGCCCTGCTGA
- the mraY gene encoding phospho-N-acetylmuramoyl-pentapeptide-transferase has product MLYLIAEYFHFEGLANLIRYQSFRAGAALMTALVIGLIIGPRFINMLRVRQGKGQPIREDGPKTHLAKRGTPTMGGLMILISLVVSMLLWMDLTSPFVWACLAVTVGFGGIGFLDDYDKVTKRSHKGVSGRIRLLLEFAVAGVAAWIIVSQVSTNLYVPFLSDRYIPLGPFYYVFAAFVMVGAGNAVNLTDGLDGLATMPVIIAAGAFAVFAYLAGRVDYATYLGIPHVPRAGELAILCTAIMGAGLAFLWFNAPPAAVFMGDTGSLALGGALGAIAVAVHHEIVLAIVGGLFVLEAASVIIQVFWFKRTGRRVFRMAPIHHHFEQKGWAESTVVIRFWIVSIILAVIGLATLKLR; this is encoded by the coding sequence ATGCTCTATCTCATCGCTGAGTATTTTCACTTCGAGGGCTTGGCGAACCTCATCCGCTACCAGAGCTTCCGCGCGGGCGCCGCGCTGATGACCGCGCTGGTGATCGGCCTGATCATCGGCCCGCGCTTCATCAACATGCTGCGCGTGCGCCAAGGCAAGGGCCAGCCGATCCGCGAGGACGGGCCCAAGACCCACCTCGCCAAGCGCGGCACGCCGACCATGGGCGGGTTGATGATCCTGATCTCGCTCGTCGTGTCGATGCTGCTGTGGATGGACCTGACCAGCCCCTTCGTCTGGGCCTGCCTCGCCGTCACCGTCGGCTTCGGCGGGATCGGCTTCCTCGACGATTACGACAAGGTCACGAAGCGCAGCCATAAGGGCGTTTCGGGCCGGATCAGGCTGCTGCTGGAATTCGCCGTCGCCGGCGTGGCCGCCTGGATCATCGTCAGCCAGGTCAGCACCAATCTTTACGTACCTTTCCTGTCGGACAGGTATATACCGCTCGGACCCTTCTACTATGTCTTTGCGGCGTTCGTCATGGTCGGAGCAGGCAATGCGGTTAATCTGACAGATGGCCTCGATGGCCTGGCCACCATGCCGGTGATCATTGCCGCGGGGGCCTTTGCCGTGTTCGCCTATCTCGCCGGCCGCGTCGACTATGCGACCTACCTCGGCATTCCGCACGTGCCGCGCGCGGGCGAGTTGGCCATTCTGTGCACCGCGATCATGGGCGCGGGGCTGGCTTTCCTCTGGTTCAACGCGCCGCCTGCGGCCGTGTTCATGGGCGACACCGGTAGCCTGGCCCTCGGCGGCGCGCTGGGCGCGATCGCCGTCGCCGTGCATCACGAGATCGTCCTCGCCATCGTCGGTGGGCTCTTCGTGCTCGAGGCGGCCTCGGTCATCATCCAGGTGTTCTGGTTCAAGCGAACCGGGCGGCGCGTGTTCCGCATGGCGCCGATCCACCACCATTTCGAGCAGAAGGGCTGGGCGGAATCGACCGTCGTCATCCGCTTCTGGATCGTCTCGATCATCCTCGCGGTGATCGGCCTCGCCACGCTGAAGCTGAGGTGA
- the murF gene encoding UDP-N-acetylmuramoyl-tripeptide--D-alanyl-D-alanine ligase gives MAAVARILDWPVDEADDLPLALWDAISIARAVKGVANADFQVSGVEIDSRDVLPGDLFFALKGENMDGHRFLEMAFAKGAAAAVVDRPVDYPHILVSDTTAALEALAKASRARTSAQIVGVTGSVGKTGVKEAIFAALDRSSRGAAHRSVKSYNNHVGVPLSLARMPSRSRFGIFEMGMNHSGEIAALTRQVRPHVAVVTTIAPAHIEMLGSEEAIADAKGEIFEGVEPGGVAIIPADSPHYARLKAKAEQYFLTVVGFGRSAHADVRLLDTIAAANGGSLVTADMGDRRVCYTIAEPGEHWVMNSLAVMAAVRAAGGDLGAAGVALADMAGLAGRGARVEIEAQDGGHALLIDESYNANPASMRATLAQLGKTAARRRIAVLGSMKELGEHGPAFHAALAQPLTDAHVDFAVLVGDEMKALADELGKSPVAELGKPVRFAHCQNPAEARQALAEFGVESGDAILVKGSNSVGLGALVKALAAKEA, from the coding sequence ATGGCTGCGGTTGCACGAATTCTCGATTGGCCCGTGGATGAGGCGGACGACCTGCCGCTGGCGCTGTGGGACGCGATCTCCATCGCCCGCGCCGTGAAAGGCGTGGCCAATGCCGACTTCCAGGTCTCGGGCGTCGAGATCGACAGCCGCGACGTGCTGCCTGGCGACCTGTTCTTCGCGCTCAAGGGCGAGAACATGGACGGCCACCGCTTCCTCGAAATGGCCTTCGCCAAGGGCGCTGCCGCCGCGGTGGTCGATCGCCCGGTCGATTACCCGCACATCCTCGTCTCCGACACCACGGCCGCGCTCGAAGCGCTGGCCAAGGCCTCGCGGGCGCGGACTTCGGCGCAGATTGTTGGCGTGACCGGTTCGGTCGGCAAGACCGGCGTCAAGGAGGCGATTTTCGCCGCGCTCGACCGTTCGAGCCGCGGCGCGGCGCACCGTTCGGTCAAGAGCTACAACAACCACGTGGGCGTGCCGCTGAGCCTCGCCCGCATGCCCTCGCGCAGCCGCTTCGGCATCTTCGAGATGGGCATGAACCACTCGGGCGAGATCGCCGCGCTGACCCGCCAGGTCCGCCCGCACGTCGCCGTCGTCACCACGATCGCCCCCGCGCATATCGAGATGCTCGGATCGGAAGAGGCCATCGCTGACGCCAAGGGCGAGATATTCGAAGGCGTCGAGCCCGGCGGCGTCGCCATCATCCCCGCCGACAGCCCACATTACGCGCGGCTCAAGGCCAAGGCCGAGCAATACTTTCTCACCGTCGTCGGCTTCGGCCGCAGCGCCCATGCCGACGTTCGTCTGCTCGACACGATCGCGGCGGCCAACGGCGGCTCGCTGGTCACCGCCGACATGGGCGACCGCCGCGTCTGCTACACGATTGCCGAGCCCGGCGAGCACTGGGTGATGAATTCGCTCGCGGTCATGGCCGCGGTGCGCGCGGCCGGTGGCGATCTGGGTGCGGCAGGTGTCGCATTGGCCGACATGGCCGGGCTCGCCGGCCGCGGCGCCCGCGTCGAGATCGAAGCGCAGGACGGCGGCCACGCGCTGCTGATCGACGAGAGCTACAATGCCAATCCCGCCTCGATGCGCGCGACCCTGGCGCAGCTTGGCAAGACCGCGGCGCGCCGCCGGATCGCCGTGCTCGGTTCGATGAAGGAACTCGGCGAGCACGGTCCTGCCTTCCACGCCGCGCTGGCCCAGCCGCTGACCGATGCCCACGTCGATTTCGCCGTGCTCGTCGGGGACGAGATGAAGGCCCTGGCCGACGAATTGGGGAAATCGCCTGTCGCCGAGCTTGGCAAGCCCGTCCGCTTCGCCCATTGCCAGAACCCGGCCGAAGCTCGCCAGGCGCTCGCGGAATTCGGCGTGGAGAGCGGTGACGCGATCCTCGTCAAGGGCTCGAATTCGGTCGGGCTCGGCGCCCTGGTCAAGGCTCTCGCTGCCAAGGAAGCCTGA
- a CDS encoding UDP-N-acetylmuramoyl-L-alanyl-D-glutamate--2,6-diaminopimelate ligase → MRLDALAAAARMPLAAGNEAPVTGFAIDNRKVAPGTVFGAFQGAKVNGEDFIPAAIAAGAIAVVARPEAKVEGAVHFASSEPRRAFAHLAARFFTPVPETVVAVTGTNGKTSTAEITRQLWRMAGHRAASIGTLGVTTPDETVSTGLTTPDIVTFLANMTGLAREGVTHVAYEASSHGLSQFRNEGLKVAAGAFTNLSRDHLDYHADMDDYFAAKMRLFDEVVEDGGKAVVWSDDAWSVKAMGHARRRGLELLTVGAAGDAIRLVSREPGLLGQVLKIEHAGAAYTVKLPLIGAYQAANALVAAGLVLATGGDAKQTFDALSRLQPVRGRLERAALNRAGAPVYVDYAHTPDALEAAIAALRPHVAGRLIVVFGAGGDRDQGKRPEMGRVAAAHADLGIVTDDNPRGEDPATIRAQVLAGASGLREIGDRRGAIAAAVAEAGQGDIVLIAGKGHEQGQIIGSGDATRVLPFDDVTVARECAGTPEED, encoded by the coding sequence ATGAGGCTCGACGCGCTCGCTGCAGCGGCCAGAATGCCGCTGGCCGCCGGCAATGAAGCGCCGGTAACCGGTTTCGCCATCGACAACCGCAAGGTCGCGCCGGGCACCGTGTTCGGCGCCTTCCAGGGCGCTAAGGTCAACGGCGAGGATTTCATTCCCGCCGCAATCGCCGCCGGCGCCATCGCCGTGGTTGCCCGGCCCGAGGCCAAGGTCGAAGGCGCAGTCCATTTCGCCAGTTCCGAGCCGCGCCGTGCGTTCGCGCACCTCGCGGCTCGGTTCTTCACGCCGGTGCCCGAGACCGTGGTCGCGGTGACCGGGACCAACGGCAAGACCTCGACCGCGGAGATAACGCGCCAGCTCTGGCGCATGGCCGGGCATCGCGCGGCCTCGATCGGCACGCTCGGCGTCACGACGCCCGATGAGACCGTCTCCACCGGGCTGACCACGCCAGACATCGTCACGTTCCTCGCCAACATGACGGGCCTGGCTCGCGAAGGCGTGACCCACGTCGCCTACGAAGCGTCGAGCCACGGGCTCTCGCAGTTCCGCAACGAGGGGCTGAAAGTCGCCGCCGGCGCCTTCACCAACCTCAGCCGCGACCACCTCGACTACCACGCCGACATGGACGACTACTTCGCGGCCAAGATGCGGCTGTTCGACGAAGTCGTCGAGGATGGCGGCAAGGCGGTGGTCTGGTCGGACGACGCCTGGTCGGTCAAGGCGATGGGCCACGCGCGCCGGCGGGGGCTGGAGCTGTTGACCGTGGGCGCGGCGGGCGATGCGATCCGCCTTGTCTCGCGCGAGCCCGGCCTGCTCGGCCAGGTGCTCAAGATCGAGCACGCCGGCGCGGCCTATACGGTCAAGCTGCCGCTGATCGGCGCCTATCAGGCGGCCAACGCCCTCGTCGCGGCGGGACTGGTGCTGGCGACAGGCGGGGACGCGAAGCAGACTTTCGACGCGCTCTCCCGCCTGCAGCCCGTGCGGGGCCGGCTCGAACGCGCTGCGCTGAACCGCGCCGGCGCGCCGGTCTATGTCGATTACGCGCATACGCCCGATGCGCTCGAGGCGGCCATCGCAGCTCTGCGTCCGCACGTCGCAGGACGCTTGATCGTCGTGTTCGGCGCGGGCGGGGACCGCGACCAGGGCAAGCGGCCCGAGATGGGGCGCGTCGCCGCGGCCCATGCCGACCTGGGCATCGTCACCGACGACAATCCGCGCGGCGAGGATCCGGCGACGATCCGCGCGCAGGTGCTCGCTGGGGCCAGCGGGCTGCGCGAGATCGGCGACCGGCGCGGGGCGATCGCCGCGGCAGTGGCCGAGGCCGGGCAGGGCGACATCGTCCTGATTGCCGGCAAGGGGCACGAACAGGGCCAGATCATCGGCAGCGGCGACGCCACGCGCGTGCTGCCGTTCGACGACGTTACGGTTGCAAGAGAGTGCGCGGGCACTCCGGAAGAGGACTAA
- a CDS encoding penicillin-binding protein 2, with protein MTAVAVASTITTGRRQLVNVRQRSLLEAKWRMLWVLALFGLIAVCALIRIALLGVFEPGRGPVSAFDALLPDRGEIVDRNGVPLARAFNAYALWYNPKALGEGGSPLVKSPAEVAAALVRIFPDMDQAELTERLADGKPGYLRRRILPEDANKVHAIGEPALEFPRENQRFYPQGSMAAHILGFVGADGKGRVGMEQVFNDRLTDPATRGTPAMLSIDLRVQGALEDELGRGIRETNAKGAAGIILDVDTGEVVALASLPSFNPNLIDEASTPNIFNRVTNQVYELGSTFKPITVAAALDAGTVTDMSRRYPATPFQIGGFTIKDSHNMGASLNVPEALIHSSNIVTAHVADELGPARLNATMRALGMNERPYIELPARGFPLWPRGEAKDGGWSLITTMTVSYGHGIAVTPLHLASAYAALVNGGIWRPATLNKLTPAQVPAGRRVFKASTSARIRQLLRMIVEDGTGRKADAPGFRVGGKTGSAEKPGAGGYRKTSLVATFASAFPMDHPRYVVIAMLDEPQGTQATSFQRTAAWNAAPIVGRVVPRIGPLLGIMPDETRDIDISELSPLIPHGAEE; from the coding sequence ATGACCGCCGTTGCCGTCGCCTCCACGATCACGACGGGCCGCCGCCAGCTGGTAAACGTACGCCAGCGCTCGCTGCTGGAAGCCAAGTGGCGCATGCTCTGGGTGCTGGCGCTGTTCGGGCTGATCGCGGTCTGTGCGCTGATCCGCATTGCCCTGCTCGGCGTGTTCGAGCCCGGCCGCGGACCGGTCAGCGCTTTCGACGCGCTGCTGCCCGATCGCGGCGAGATCGTCGACCGCAACGGCGTGCCGCTGGCGCGCGCGTTCAATGCCTATGCCCTGTGGTACAACCCAAAGGCGCTGGGCGAGGGGGGCTCGCCGCTGGTCAAGTCGCCCGCCGAAGTCGCCGCCGCGCTGGTGCGGATCTTCCCGGACATGGACCAAGCCGAACTGACCGAGCGGCTGGCCGACGGCAAGCCCGGTTACCTGCGCCGCCGCATCTTGCCCGAGGATGCCAACAAGGTTCACGCCATCGGCGAGCCGGCGCTCGAGTTCCCGCGCGAGAACCAGCGGTTCTATCCGCAAGGCTCGATGGCGGCGCATATCCTCGGTTTCGTCGGCGCCGACGGCAAGGGCCGCGTGGGCATGGAGCAGGTATTCAACGACCGCCTGACTGATCCCGCCACGCGCGGCACCCCGGCGATGCTGTCGATCGACCTGCGCGTTCAGGGCGCCCTGGAAGACGAACTGGGCCGCGGTATCCGCGAGACCAATGCCAAGGGCGCGGCAGGGATCATCCTCGACGTCGACACCGGCGAAGTCGTTGCGCTGGCCTCGCTGCCCTCGTTCAATCCGAACCTGATCGACGAGGCCTCGACCCCCAACATCTTCAACCGCGTGACCAACCAGGTCTACGAGCTCGGCTCAACCTTCAAGCCGATCACCGTCGCTGCGGCGCTCGATGCCGGCACGGTCACCGACATGTCGCGCCGCTATCCGGCGACCCCGTTCCAGATCGGCGGCTTCACGATCAAGGACAGCCATAACATGGGCGCGTCGCTGAACGTGCCCGAGGCGCTGATCCATTCGTCGAACATCGTCACTGCCCACGTCGCCGACGAATTGGGCCCGGCGCGGCTCAACGCTACGATGCGCGCGCTGGGCATGAACGAGCGCCCTTATATCGAACTGCCCGCACGCGGCTTCCCGCTGTGGCCGCGCGGCGAGGCCAAGGACGGCGGCTGGTCGCTGATCACGACGATGACCGTGTCCTACGGCCACGGTATCGCAGTGACGCCGCTGCACCTGGCCTCGGCCTATGCGGCCCTGGTCAACGGCGGCATCTGGCGGCCGGCGACGCTCAACAAGCTGACCCCGGCGCAGGTGCCCGCGGGCCGCCGCGTATTCAAGGCCTCGACCAGCGCGCGGATCCGCCAGCTGCTGCGGATGATCGTCGAGGACGGTACCGGCCGCAAGGCCGACGCCCCCGGTTTCCGCGTCGGCGGCAAGACAGGCTCGGCCGAGAAGCCCGGCGCTGGCGGCTATCGCAAGACCTCGCTGGTGGCGACTTTCGCCTCGGCCTTCCCGATGGATCACCCGCGCTACGTCGTCATCGCCATGCTCGACGAGCCGCAGGGCACCCAGGCGACCTCGTTCCAGCGCACCGCCGCCTGGAACGCCGCGCCGATCGTCGGCCGCGTCGTCCCCCGCATCGGTCCGCTGCTCGGCATCATGCCCGACGAGACGCGCGATATCGACATCTCGGAGCTGTCGCCGCTGATCCCGCACGGTGCCGAGGAATGA
- the rsmH gene encoding 16S rRNA (cytosine(1402)-N(4))-methyltransferase RsmH, giving the protein MTNSVPHIPVLLDEVLVALQPAPGTIIVDATFGAGGYTRRFLDAGATVHAFDRDPDAIAAGLLWPETQEVPPRLVLHARRFSEMVDELTQAGISRVDGVAMDVGVSSMQLDQPARGFAFAADGPLDMRMEKEGLSAADFLNTAPEGQIADVLFQYGEERQSRRVARAIVAARPLSTTGELAHVVRKALGHRPGAPKDPATRSFQAIRIHVNAELEELEQGLLAAEALLKSGGRLAVVSFHSLEDRIVKQFLRDASGAVAGGSRHLPQAVAQSAPTFAKVAKALRPSDAETDRNPRARSATLRSAMRTDAPARERRAA; this is encoded by the coding sequence ATGACGAACAGCGTCCCGCATATTCCCGTCCTGCTCGACGAAGTGCTTGTTGCGCTGCAGCCGGCCCCGGGCACGATCATCGTCGACGCCACGTTCGGTGCCGGCGGCTATACCCGCCGTTTCCTCGACGCCGGCGCGACCGTCCATGCTTTCGACCGCGATCCCGACGCGATCGCTGCAGGGCTTCTCTGGCCCGAGACGCAGGAAGTGCCGCCCCGGCTCGTCCTGCATGCCCGCCGCTTTTCCGAAATGGTGGATGAATTGACCCAGGCGGGGATATCGCGGGTCGACGGCGTTGCCATGGATGTGGGCGTTTCTTCAATGCAGCTGGACCAGCCGGCGCGCGGATTCGCTTTCGCCGCCGATGGCCCGCTCGACATGCGCATGGAGAAAGAAGGCCTGAGCGCCGCCGATTTCTTGAATACTGCCCCCGAGGGGCAAATAGCCGACGTCCTGTTCCAGTATGGTGAAGAGCGACAGTCGCGCCGCGTTGCGCGCGCGATCGTTGCTGCTCGTCCGCTCTCGACCACCGGCGAGCTGGCGCATGTGGTTCGCAAGGCTCTAGGGCATCGCCCCGGTGCGCCCAAGGATCCCGCGACGCGCAGCTTCCAGGCGATCCGCATTCACGTGAACGCCGAGCTCGAAGAGCTGGAGCAGGGGTTGCTCGCCGCCGAGGCGCTGCTGAAAAGCGGCGGCAGGCTCGCCGTGGTCAGCTTCCACAGCCTCGAGGACCGCATCGTCAAGCAGTTCCTGCGCGATGCCAGCGGTGCCGTCGCGGGTGGCTCGCGCCATCTGCCGCAGGCGGTCGCCCAGTCCGCGCCGACCTTCGCCAAGGTCGCCAAGGCGCTCCGCCCTTCCGACGCCGAGACCGACCGCAACCCGCGTGCACGCTCGGCGACGCTGCGCAGCGCCATGCGAACCGATGCTCCGGCGCGCGAGAGGAGAGCGGCATGA
- a CDS encoding division/cell wall cluster transcriptional repressor MraZ produces the protein MASQPYSYNGTGFSLLRDKGRFVLPPQFRKTVRDSSGDKSVLCLDKHDRWTCLIGFGLSRQDGFEAQLDREEGLAAQRGQDFDRELRGVQLNGFAQMPFDDSGRFVLPDYLAELAQVEDQLYFQGAGQFFVIFSPSELAKMGGGWEGAQAACRQLAAEAAGKAKGKGA, from the coding sequence ATGGCGTCGCAGCCATACAGTTACAACGGAACGGGCTTTTCGCTTCTACGCGACAAGGGCCGCTTCGTGCTGCCCCCGCAGTTCCGCAAGACGGTGCGCGATTCCAGCGGCGACAAATCCGTCCTCTGCCTCGACAAGCACGATCGCTGGACCTGCCTGATCGGCTTCGGCCTCTCGCGCCAGGACGGTTTCGAAGCCCAGCTCGACCGCGAGGAAGGCCTTGCGGCGCAGCGCGGCCAGGACTTCGACCGCGAGTTGCGCGGGGTCCAGCTCAACGGCTTTGCCCAGATGCCCTTCGACGACAGCGGCCGCTTCGTCCTGCCCGACTACCTGGCCGAGCTCGCCCAGGTCGAGGATCAGCTATATTTCCAGGGCGCTGGCCAGTTCTTCGTGATCTTCAGCCCTTCCGAGCTCGCCAAGATGGGCGGGGGCTGGGAAGGTGCGCAGGCCGCCTGCCGCCAGCTCGCCGCCGAAGCGGCCGGCAAGGCCAAGGGGAAGGGCGCATGA